The Aulosira sp. FACHB-615 genome includes a window with the following:
- the metX gene encoding homoserine O-acetyltransferase produces the protein MNYQDFISPQTEYYHLPKPFELEGGGVLTGVQVAYRTWGKLNSAGDNGVLICHALTGSADADEWWEGLLGANKALDSDRDFIICSNILGSCYGTTGATSINPQTGIPYGASFPAITIRDMVRLQAVFIQHLGIKSLQLVIGGSLGGMQVLEWALLYPNIVQAIAPIATSGRHSAWCIGLSEAQRQAIYADPNWQGGNYTKEQPPNQGLAVARMIAMSAYRSWQSFTERFGRQYDDVADQFAIASYLQHHGQKLVQRFDANTYITLTQAMDSHDIAQGRDYKSVLQSIKQPALVVAINSDILYPPIEQQELADFIPHAQLGWLQSSYGHDAFLIDTAALNELLINFRQSLSLKTLSDKLIGTS, from the coding sequence ATGAATTATCAGGACTTCATTTCACCACAAACTGAGTATTATCATTTACCAAAGCCGTTTGAGTTAGAAGGAGGCGGGGTTTTAACTGGGGTTCAGGTTGCTTATCGGACTTGGGGAAAGTTAAACTCAGCAGGTGATAATGGAGTACTGATTTGTCATGCTTTAACTGGTTCGGCTGATGCTGACGAATGGTGGGAAGGTTTGTTGGGTGCAAACAAAGCACTAGATAGCGATCGCGATTTTATTATATGTAGCAATATTTTGGGCAGTTGCTACGGTACAACAGGAGCAACGAGCATCAATCCCCAAACCGGAATCCCTTACGGTGCATCATTTCCAGCAATTACGATTCGGGATATGGTGCGCTTACAAGCTGTATTTATTCAACATCTGGGAATTAAATCTTTACAGCTAGTCATTGGTGGCTCACTGGGTGGGATGCAGGTACTAGAGTGGGCGTTATTATATCCAAACATTGTACAAGCGATCGCCCCTATTGCCACTTCCGGTAGACATTCAGCTTGGTGTATTGGCTTGAGTGAAGCCCAAAGACAGGCTATCTATGCTGATCCTAATTGGCAAGGGGGTAACTACACAAAAGAACAACCACCCAACCAAGGACTAGCAGTAGCAAGGATGATAGCGATGAGTGCTTATCGTTCTTGGCAGAGCTTTACAGAACGTTTTGGACGACAATATGATGATGTGGCTGATCAATTTGCGATCGCTAGTTATCTACAACATCATGGACAAAAACTAGTGCAGAGATTTGATGCTAACACTTACATAACTCTCACCCAAGCAATGGATAGTCATGATATTGCTCAAGGTCGAGACTATAAATCTGTTTTGCAAAGCATTAAACAACCTGCTTTAGTTGTGGCTATTAATTCTGACATTCTTTATCCACCGATAGAACAACAAGAACTCGCAGATTTCATCCCTCATGCTCAACTAGGTTGGTTGCAATCTAGTTATGGTCACGATGCTTTTTTAATTGATACAGCAGCTTTAAATGAGCTATTGATTAACTTTCGGCAATCTTTAAGTTTAAAAACCTTATCTGATAAGCTAATCGGCACATCATAA
- a CDS encoding tetratricopeptide repeat protein yields the protein MSVNDSAHHDNFAWNRQVYHRLKLALSLGLRRQLFLAVCDDLQLRNQVAARLHSTLAYPVGQVLYQPQDGQETSSTPAYPRLVTLRLNLNEPNPVAQINQWLANYPPPIVGASPDHPGRPLPIPTFQIVGVEQLTKQPVAVQRLFLHYLRLCDEAFSSQESSGFLESTVLLWVSRPWLSAIQQSAPQFWRWRTGIFTFAGEPSPAKRNVNYPERVSNSKNLDFGNLEGTSVNESTIDTPPKAPPPPEPKFGKNGHGTVPTDTPAKQVSRVLDIPPPPPGFIKHESQSAVQVSEITTPSLSSISHISQELTELVLATINAKVNQEEEDNWQPQQILLAIEELHIKQAAKEDLAAAYHQLGNLYRLRIEQGNSTLENLMVAILAYQEAIAYDDQSPQLPDILNDLGTLYWMLYRTPPNLEAGQNYIEQGIEFYQLALKMISPQTHPETYARVQNNLGTAYGDLARFSHPAENWQQAVLAYTEALAYRTVEMDMLKYAACQNNLGTAYWHLGQYNQPVVHLKKAIAAYNQALAHYNAEQEPLKYGMIQNNIGTAFWNLAQYEQPADNLQQAIDVYCEALKYRTAANVPTACAATQNNLATAYWHLANLPQTTKERKQKLLKLSIIAYEEAIALAHSLNGIPLSFDLFAAHNNLGLAHYQLVTDSYFNGDKPTRSHHLEIALDHHLQALNGLSKQPEAYQTTFAYVVKTIRAFHNELGIQGQNLALSKVPGQLLPEILAKL from the coding sequence ATGAGCGTGAATGATTCAGCACACCACGATAATTTTGCTTGGAATCGGCAAGTATATCACCGTTTGAAACTTGCCCTGAGTTTGGGCTTAAGAAGACAACTGTTTTTAGCCGTCTGCGACGATTTACAACTGCGAAATCAAGTAGCAGCGAGATTACACTCCACTTTGGCTTATCCAGTGGGGCAAGTTTTATATCAACCCCAAGATGGACAGGAAACTAGCAGCACTCCGGCTTATCCGCGATTAGTAACTTTGCGGTTAAATTTAAATGAGCCTAATCCTGTAGCCCAGATAAATCAATGGCTGGCTAATTATCCGCCGCCCATTGTTGGTGCATCTCCAGATCACCCTGGCAGGCCTTTGCCAATACCGACATTTCAAATTGTCGGCGTAGAACAGTTAACTAAGCAACCCGTAGCCGTTCAACGGTTGTTTTTACATTATCTGCGCCTTTGTGACGAAGCTTTTTCTAGCCAAGAATCTAGCGGGTTTCTCGAATCGACGGTGTTGTTGTGGGTATCGCGTCCTTGGTTGTCAGCTATTCAGCAGTCAGCACCCCAGTTTTGGCGTTGGCGGACGGGAATATTTACCTTTGCGGGAGAACCTTCACCTGCAAAGCGCAATGTTAATTATCCCGAACGTGTATCTAATTCCAAGAATTTGGATTTTGGGAATTTAGAAGGGACTAGTGTCAACGAATCAACAATTGATACTCCACCCAAAGCCCCACCGCCCCCAGAACCCAAATTTGGCAAAAATGGTCATGGTACAGTTCCTACAGACACACCAGCAAAGCAGGTTAGTAGGGTTCTAGATATTCCGCCACCACCGCCGGGATTTATTAAGCATGAGTCACAATCGGCTGTTCAAGTTAGTGAAATTACTACTCCCTCACTGTCTTCCATATCACATATTAGCCAGGAGTTAACAGAGTTAGTTTTAGCCACGATTAATGCCAAGGTTAATCAAGAAGAAGAGGATAATTGGCAGCCACAACAAATTTTATTAGCCATTGAAGAATTACACATCAAGCAAGCTGCAAAAGAAGATTTGGCAGCAGCTTATCATCAGTTGGGTAACTTATATCGCCTGCGGATTGAACAAGGCAATTCCACCCTAGAAAACTTGATGGTGGCAATTTTAGCTTATCAAGAAGCGATCGCCTATGATGATCAATCACCACAATTACCCGATATTCTCAATGATTTAGGTACATTGTATTGGATGTTGTACCGCACACCACCCAATCTTGAGGCGGGACAAAATTACATTGAACAGGGAATTGAATTTTATCAGTTGGCGTTGAAGATGATTTCACCGCAGACTCACCCAGAAACTTATGCGCGAGTGCAGAATAATTTGGGAACAGCTTACGGTGATTTAGCAAGATTTTCTCACCCTGCGGAAAACTGGCAACAGGCGGTTTTAGCTTATACAGAAGCCTTGGCTTACCGCACTGTGGAAATGGATATGTTGAAATATGCGGCTTGCCAAAATAATTTAGGTACAGCTTACTGGCATTTAGGGCAATATAATCAACCAGTAGTGCATCTGAAAAAAGCGATCGCAGCTTATAACCAAGCACTCGCTCATTATAATGCCGAACAAGAACCACTCAAATACGGCATGATTCAAAATAATATCGGCACTGCCTTTTGGAATTTAGCCCAATACGAACAACCCGCCGACAATCTTCAGCAAGCTATTGATGTTTACTGCGAAGCTTTAAAATATCGCACCGCCGCCAATGTTCCCACTGCTTGCGCCGCCACCCAAAATAATTTAGCCACAGCTTATTGGCATCTGGCAAACTTACCGCAAACCACAAAAGAACGCAAGCAAAAGTTACTCAAATTATCAATTATTGCTTACGAAGAAGCCATTGCATTAGCGCATTCTTTGAATGGAATACCATTGAGCTTTGATTTGTTTGCTGCTCATAATAACTTAGGATTAGCCCATTATCAGTTAGTTACAGATAGTTATTTTAATGGGGATAAACCGACGCGATCGCACCATTTAGAAATAGCATTAGATCACCATTTGCAAGCCTTAAACGGATTAAGCAAACAACCAGAAGCTTATCAAACCACCTTTGCTTATGTAGTCAAAACAATCCGCGCCTTCCATAACGAATTAGGCATTCAAGGGCAGAATTTGGCTTTATCAAAAGTTCCTGGTCAATTATTACCAGAAATTTTGGCAAAGTTGTAA
- the psb34 gene encoding photosystem II assembly protein Psb34 — MPYTNEEGGRLNNFAQEPKVYRAEPPTAEQKRNYIILGVAATVLVGGLIVVAFSVSNLS, encoded by the coding sequence ATGCCCTACACGAATGAAGAAGGTGGTCGTCTTAACAATTTTGCCCAAGAGCCAAAGGTTTATCGAGCAGAACCTCCAACAGCAGAGCAGAAGCGTAACTACATTATCCTCGGTGTTGCCGCGACAGTTTTAGTCGGCGGCTTAATTGTTGTTGCCTTCTCGGTTTCTAATCTCAGTTAA
- the hetF gene encoding cell division protein HetF: protein MEFHISVTPVGQNDYLVRTEQVAPGVPLAEELVTWPVADWLAAAGHLMNDPLKSVLQGDAIARNSVNLVALGQQFYNALFHGTLRDSWITAQGIAQNHQQVLRLRLGLKDNRLARLPWEVMHAGDRPLATGPYVAFSRYQSGILNTGRLPSRNLPQLPEDGIVRVLMVLASPTDQMRLGLLKQEALRLQAELHRHPARNVDSSTPIPEIELTILDQPGREELTQALEQGRYQVLHYSGHSNLGPNGGEIYLVSSRTGLTETLTGDDLAGLLVNNNIQMAVFNSCWGAYTATTDATEDTGEQNLTESLVRRGIKCVLAMSERIPDEVALTLTQLLYRNLSQGYPVDLCVSRVRQGLISAYGSHQTYWALPILYLQPEFDGFLGTELPTFTSTESLTDNSRSIKATSTTAYSVMTDEAQISLPIDDMMPDLGNGAGDLDWLGEETWGDLVDEIEYDDPSYAEDSAIVSDLFRQLDQHSANNNGTSPLKGDTPNHNEHIFPAKPINSEVTPINQAGLWGNTNTTPQETAPSQEQEWRNPHLASLPTSPPKPRRVDARMIWGIVGVGAIATLIGFGWWWQTRRAPMFADIPKIPVQQSLSNEINSKINLQTSPTGVIATSATEKLSQGDLSAGLVAVEELLNRSALQSAQTALNIVPKKQENDAALNFFKGRLAWQLIQTGDRKYTIDDARRFWATAVKAEPNSVLYNNAVGFAYYAEGNVTRANDAWFKALNLALNQPQSAYNASLSVQKNQVPQDALTAYAGLALGLYKSARSQPASKHDQYMKEAIKLRQLVISQDPVNFQVNKLSNNWLWTEAAIADWRSLLEQKIE, encoded by the coding sequence ATGGAATTTCACATTTCCGTAACTCCAGTAGGGCAGAATGACTACTTGGTGCGAACGGAACAAGTCGCGCCTGGGGTGCCATTGGCAGAAGAACTGGTGACATGGCCTGTAGCTGATTGGTTAGCAGCCGCAGGACACCTGATGAATGACCCATTAAAGTCGGTGTTACAGGGTGATGCGATCGCCAGAAACTCTGTAAACTTGGTGGCATTGGGTCAGCAATTTTATAATGCCCTATTTCATGGCACTCTCAGAGATAGCTGGATTACTGCTCAAGGCATTGCTCAAAACCATCAACAAGTACTGCGCTTGCGGTTAGGTCTCAAGGACAATAGATTAGCACGTTTACCTTGGGAAGTCATGCACGCAGGCGATCGACCTTTGGCGACTGGGCCTTATGTGGCGTTCTCGCGCTACCAAAGCGGCATTCTCAACACTGGTCGTCTGCCATCCAGGAATTTACCACAATTACCCGAAGATGGGATAGTGCGCGTTTTAATGGTGCTGGCATCTCCCACAGACCAAATGCGCCTGGGTTTGTTGAAACAAGAAGCACTGAGACTACAAGCCGAATTACACCGTCATCCGGCTCGCAATGTTGACAGTAGCACTCCCATACCAGAAATTGAACTGACGATTTTAGATCAACCAGGCAGAGAAGAATTAACCCAAGCCCTCGAACAAGGTAGATACCAAGTTCTCCATTATTCTGGTCATAGTAACTTAGGCCCCAACGGTGGCGAAATTTATCTCGTTAGTAGCAGAACAGGTTTAACTGAAACCCTCACAGGCGATGACCTAGCAGGGTTACTCGTCAACAATAATATTCAAATGGCTGTGTTTAACTCTTGTTGGGGAGCATACACAGCTACAACTGACGCAACAGAAGACACTGGTGAACAAAACCTCACCGAAAGTTTAGTCCGACGCGGAATTAAATGCGTTTTAGCAATGTCAGAACGCATCCCTGATGAAGTTGCCCTCACCCTCACCCAGCTTTTATATCGCAACCTGAGTCAAGGCTATCCGGTGGATTTATGTGTAAGTCGAGTGCGTCAGGGATTAATCTCGGCCTATGGTTCCCACCAAACTTATTGGGCTTTACCAATTTTGTATCTCCAACCCGAATTTGATGGTTTTCTGGGGACAGAACTTCCAACTTTTACCAGTACCGAATCACTGACGGACAATAGCCGCAGTATCAAAGCAACTTCGACCACAGCTTATTCTGTGATGACTGATGAAGCACAGATATCTTTACCCATTGATGACATGATGCCAGATTTGGGTAATGGGGCTGGGGATTTAGATTGGTTGGGTGAAGAGACTTGGGGCGATTTAGTTGATGAAATTGAATATGATGATCCTAGTTATGCAGAAGATTCGGCGATCGTTTCTGATTTATTTCGCCAGCTAGATCAGCATTCAGCTAACAACAATGGTACATCACCACTCAAAGGTGATACACCAAACCACAACGAACATATTTTTCCGGCTAAACCAATTAATAGTGAAGTTACGCCCATTAATCAAGCAGGATTATGGGGAAACACCAACACTACACCCCAGGAAACTGCACCCAGCCAGGAACAAGAATGGCGTAACCCGCATTTGGCATCGTTACCCACATCACCACCAAAACCTCGCCGTGTAGATGCGCGGATGATTTGGGGTATTGTGGGGGTAGGTGCGATCGCTACTTTGATTGGTTTTGGTTGGTGGTGGCAAACTCGACGCGCACCAATGTTTGCCGATATCCCTAAAATTCCCGTTCAGCAATCTTTATCGAACGAAATTAATTCTAAAATCAACCTGCAAACCAGTCCCACAGGGGTGATTGCGACTAGCGCCACTGAAAAATTAAGCCAAGGAGACTTGTCGGCGGGATTGGTGGCTGTGGAAGAATTATTAAATCGTAGCGCACTGCAATCTGCCCAAACTGCCTTAAATATTGTGCCGAAAAAGCAAGAGAATGATGCTGCACTCAACTTTTTTAAAGGCAGACTAGCTTGGCAGCTAATTCAAACCGGAGATAGAAAATATACCATTGATGATGCCCGTCGTTTTTGGGCAACGGCTGTGAAAGCTGAACCAAACTCAGTTTTATATAACAATGCTGTGGGATTTGCTTATTATGCAGAAGGAAATGTTACCAGAGCTAATGATGCTTGGTTCAAGGCGCTGAATTTAGCTTTAAATCAGCCACAATCTGCCTATAATGCTTCACTCTCTGTACAGAAAAATCAAGTTCCCCAAGATGCTTTGACTGCCTACGCAGGTTTAGCATTGGGTTTGTATAAATCAGCACGCTCTCAACCCGCATCAAAGCACGACCAATACATGAAAGAAGCGATTAAGCTGCGTCAATTGGTGATTTCCCAAGACCCGGTAAACTTTCAGGTAAATAAATTAAGTAATAATTGGCTGTGGACAGAAGCTGCCATTGCCGATTGGCGATCGCTCCTAGAACAAAAAATTGAGTGA
- a CDS encoding TonB-dependent receptor domain-containing protein — protein MKKNCWLLVALPNLLINLPAEAIETEIQQQADTELTPVTSTISDLKDIDLPITRAELLTQETNNDIEFKQETPPETETQPADNADISTEVIGEQDTFSGSTPVYVIEKEEIQKQGATSVADVLKRLPGFAINDVGHGADIHTGTYYRGASINQSVFLINGRPINNNINTYHGTTDLNSIPVESIERVELSSGVASTLYGSSAFGGVVNIITKEGYGKPKLTGSVEYGSLSLNNQQTSFSGSVGAARYNFSFERLFTDNRYRVPVGAANRDSQGFLFNADTATSTYFGNIGIDLNTRNTLNLDVTALSSRRGLIYFGFPLQRDRLDHDGLNVGLSWKARLGNGDRSNLTTTIGYNQNYFSTYGPTGNFYRTGALDTQQFSARVDHEWQLGQSNKLRWGLDLKNTNLNGDVLSTSPLRIANNETENRDLLNTALFAVNSWNISKNFQLDLGLRQSFDTEFGNYLNPSVGLRYALTPTLAMRGSWAGGQRNPGLDQLYVYDTVHGWEPNPDLDPETGSSWTAGVDVKFAENLTGQFTYFGSSIDNRLGIVAGRWANIGLVDTNGLEAALQLRLNSGWSTFLNYTYTDAQIKTGSERGLQLGLIPYSLLQAGVGYQNSGWQANLYMTYNSGARRALFNRTGDQITDFAPSYFNLDFSGRIPVAGNLGLTVYLENLLGEQYERVNRIYSPGFTFRLGLSSSL, from the coding sequence GTGAAAAAAAATTGTTGGTTGCTGGTTGCTTTACCAAATTTGCTGATAAATTTACCTGCTGAAGCCATTGAGACTGAAATTCAACAGCAAGCTGATACTGAATTAACTCCGGTAACTTCAACTATTTCTGACTTAAAAGACATTGACTTACCGATTACTCGTGCTGAATTACTAACTCAAGAAACGAATAATGATATAGAATTTAAACAAGAAACTCCGCCAGAAACAGAAACCCAACCTGCGGATAATGCAGATATTTCTACAGAAGTAATTGGGGAACAAGATACTTTCTCTGGCTCTACACCTGTTTATGTAATTGAAAAAGAAGAAATTCAAAAACAAGGTGCTACCAGCGTTGCAGATGTTTTAAAAAGATTACCTGGGTTTGCGATTAATGATGTCGGTCATGGCGCAGATATTCACACAGGCACATATTATCGCGGCGCGTCAATTAACCAGTCTGTATTTTTAATTAATGGCAGACCGATTAATAATAATATCAACACTTATCACGGCACAACCGATTTAAATAGCATTCCAGTAGAATCAATCGAACGAGTCGAATTATCTAGCGGTGTCGCTTCTACTTTGTATGGTTCCTCCGCTTTTGGTGGAGTTGTGAATATTATCACCAAAGAAGGCTATGGAAAACCAAAGCTAACTGGTAGTGTGGAATATGGCTCCTTAAGTTTAAATAATCAACAGACTAGTTTTAGTGGTTCAGTTGGGGCGGCGAGATATAATTTCAGTTTTGAAAGGTTGTTTACCGATAACCGTTATCGTGTGCCTGTAGGTGCAGCCAATAGAGATTCTCAAGGTTTTTTATTCAATGCAGATACAGCCACAAGTACCTATTTTGGTAACATCGGCATAGATTTAAATACTCGCAATACCTTAAATTTAGATGTAACTGCATTGAGTAGCCGTCGCGGTTTAATTTATTTTGGTTTTCCGCTACAAAGAGACCGTTTAGACCATGATGGCTTGAATGTTGGTTTATCTTGGAAAGCTCGGTTAGGAAATGGCGATCGCTCTAATTTAACCACTACCATTGGTTACAATCAAAACTATTTCAGCACCTACGGGCCGACAGGTAACTTTTATCGCACAGGGGCTTTGGATACACAACAGTTTTCCGCCAGAGTAGACCATGAGTGGCAATTAGGGCAAAGCAATAAATTACGCTGGGGATTAGATTTAAAAAATACTAACTTAAACGGTGATGTGTTAAGTACCAGCCCTCTACGTATCGCTAATAATGAAACCGAAAACCGAGATTTATTAAACACAGCTTTATTTGCTGTTAATAGTTGGAATATCAGCAAAAATTTTCAACTCGATTTAGGACTCAGGCAGAGTTTTGATACAGAATTTGGTAACTATCTTAATCCGAGCGTCGGCTTGCGTTATGCCCTCACCCCCACACTTGCAATGCGGGGAAGTTGGGCTGGCGGACAACGTAACCCCGGACTAGACCAGTTATATGTTTATGACACAGTACATGGTTGGGAACCAAACCCTGATTTAGACCCCGAAACCGGTTCGAGTTGGACTGCGGGAGTAGATGTCAAATTTGCCGAGAATTTAACTGGACAGTTTACTTATTTCGGCAGCAGTATCGATAATCGTCTCGGTATTGTAGCTGGACGCTGGGCAAATATTGGGCTGGTAGATACCAACGGTTTAGAAGCAGCCTTACAACTCAGACTCAATTCTGGCTGGTCAACTTTTCTCAACTACACCTACACAGATGCTCAAATTAAAACAGGCTCAGAAAGAGGCTTGCAGTTGGGTTTGATTCCCTATTCTTTACTACAAGCTGGTGTTGGGTATCAAAATTCTGGTTGGCAAGCTAACTTGTACATGACCTACAACAGTGGTGCAAGACGAGCCTTGTTTAATCGAACCGGCGACCAAATTACAGATTTTGCCCCATCCTATTTCAACTTAGATTTTAGTGGTCGCATCCCTGTAGCTGGCAATTTAGGATTGACAGTTTACCTAGAAAACTTACTGGGTGAACAATACGAGCGAGTAAATCGTATTTATAGTCCTGGGTTTACCTTTCGTTTGGGGTTAAGCTCAAGTTTGTAG
- a CDS encoding tetratricopeptide repeat protein, with product MTNFWRFLFSLLVVFSLTFASQLLLPSTSLAQSVSNQSVDLGVVQMQQGNYELAIVHFNQAIAQNEKNAVAYSNRCLAYLHLQDYHQAIADCTQAINFSPNNVEAYLNRGLAHYRQGNYLSAIDDDNLAIAHKPQDFRAYYNRGVAHNAIGDHTSAITDFNLALTQIPSVANIFFADIYNDRGLAHFQLHNLDAAMQDFHLAIRFNADDYRAYFNLGCICGRNGDNNAAVNHFSEVIRLDPSNGQAYLNRAIAQYYLGYNQRAIADLNKASEYFEQQNQKIAYERTKDLLHRLQQEVQLAIQIG from the coding sequence ATGACTAATTTTTGGCGGTTTTTATTCAGTTTGCTAGTTGTGTTTTCTTTGACTTTTGCGAGTCAGCTTTTATTGCCGTCAACATCCCTGGCTCAAAGTGTCTCTAACCAGTCTGTGGATTTAGGCGTTGTGCAGATGCAGCAAGGCAATTATGAACTAGCCATAGTTCACTTTAATCAAGCAATTGCCCAGAACGAAAAAAATGCTGTGGCTTATAGTAATCGTTGTTTGGCTTATCTCCATTTACAAGATTACCATCAAGCGATCGCTGATTGTACACAAGCAATAAATTTTTCGCCAAATAATGTGGAAGCTTATCTGAATCGCGGATTAGCCCATTACAGACAAGGTAATTATCTCAGTGCAATTGACGATGATAATTTAGCGATCGCGCACAAACCCCAAGATTTTCGCGCCTACTATAATCGGGGTGTAGCGCATAACGCCATTGGTGATCACACATCTGCAATCACTGATTTTAATTTGGCACTAACACAAATTCCATCAGTAGCCAATATATTCTTTGCAGATATTTACAATGATAGAGGTTTAGCGCATTTTCAGTTGCATAACTTAGATGCAGCAATGCAAGACTTTCACTTAGCGATTCGCTTCAACGCAGATGATTACCGAGCTTATTTTAACCTTGGTTGCATCTGTGGTCGTAACGGAGACAACAACGCCGCCGTCAATCATTTTTCCGAAGTGATTAGATTAGATCCGAGTAATGGTCAAGCATATTTGAATCGCGCCATAGCTCAATATTATCTAGGGTACAATCAAAGAGCGATCGCAGATTTAAACAAAGCATCTGAGTACTTTGAACAGCAAAACCAAAAAATTGCCTACGAGAGAACCAAAGATTTACTCCACCGTTTGCAGCAAGAAGTTCAACTTGCAATTCAAATAGGTTAG
- the petJ gene encoding cytochrome c6 PetJ: MKKVISVLLLGIAIFTFAFSTPALAADTDNGAKVFSANCASCHAGGKNLVNAAKTLKKEDLEKYGMYSAEAIIAQVTNGKNAMPAFKGRLKANQIEDVAAYVLDKADKSWK, translated from the coding sequence ATGAAAAAAGTTATTTCCGTTTTGCTGTTAGGCATTGCCATCTTCACTTTTGCCTTCAGCACCCCAGCTTTAGCCGCCGACACCGACAACGGAGCTAAAGTATTTAGTGCTAATTGTGCTTCTTGTCATGCAGGCGGTAAAAATTTAGTTAACGCTGCCAAGACATTGAAAAAAGAAGATTTAGAAAAGTATGGGATGTACTCCGCAGAAGCCATTATTGCTCAAGTAACAAATGGTAAAAATGCCATGCCTGCTTTTAAAGGTCGTCTAAAAGCTAATCAAATTGAAGATGTCGCTGCTTACGTGTTAGACAAGGCAGACAAAAGCTGGAAGTAG